AGGCAAAGCCCCACTGAAACGCCAATACGCGGACAACCTGATCGAACTCGCCTTCTTCGGGGTCATAGCCGACTTCCAGCACGCCCTCTTCTTCGAGGCGATCCTGATAGGCCGTGTAGATCTCGGTGCTGCGCTTGTCGCCATACCAGACCATAACTACCAAGAGCCCGACAAACAGGAACTCCATCGAATATGGCAACCGCCAGCGCGCTGGCAGGAACAACGCCGCAAACAACGCCGCAATCCCAAATCCCAGAACGACAAATACTATGATGATCATTGTGGACTGGTAACCAGCCAATCCGAGTGCATTTTCCATTACAATTCCCTTCCTTTTGAAACGCGATTACAGACGGCCAGCACATTGCATAGCCGCGAGAGGCGTTTTAAAGAATCGGGGGCTGGAACAGCGGTTCTGCCGGAAGGCCCGTGGCCTGATACTCGGTGCGTATATACCCTGCCGTCACGACAATAGGCACAACAGCCTGAAGGCCCGAGACACCGATCAGCGCCAAGGGCGCGCAATGAGACACACCCGCTGTCATGTTTACACACGGGCTTCCCATCATCGGACAGGGCATAGTGGATGTCTGAGAAATATCGTCGCTGACACAGGTTATGGCTGCTTCGGACGTGGACAATTCGCCTTGGCAGGCCTGCGTTGCCACCGCTTGCTGCAGCCCCGATACCGCGCCCGCTGCCTTTGCCATGGCCACGGTCGGAATTGCCCCGACCGCAATCGTGATGGCGATCAGGCAAATGATGCAAATGCACCGGCTAATAACAGTGTTGGCCGTCGACAACGACATGCCGTCCTCCCCTTTTCCCAATGCAGCTTTGCACAGGCAACATTAGAAAACAAGCGGTCCGGTCCGGGCAACATTCTCTCACAACAAGCTTGGCACTCCTCGAATCCATGCAATCAGAACGCCCCTGAAAAGCACAAAACCTCCGCGGAAAAACCGGCGGAGGCATTGCAAGTATCGTTGGTTGCGGGAGTAGGATTTGAACCTACGACCTTCAGGTTATGAGCCTCACGGGCTATAGATTGACGTAGATTTCTGAATGTATTTCTTTATATATAAATCAATAGATTACGAGACATCAAAACAATATCTACCTTGTCTGACATTGCCCAAAATTGCTCTGAAGTGTAGCACCAGCGTAGCACCAACGTAGCACCAGATTGAGGAGAGCGGTTTTGCCCAGTCATCGTTTGAACTTTACGAAAGCCGCTTTACTTAAGGCTCCAGCCGCCAAGAAAGGCTCTAAGGATTACTACTACGACGAGCGCGAGAAAGGGTTGTTGATGGCGGTGACACCAGCCGGAACCAAATCCTTCTATCTCTACAAGCGGATTGAGGGGCGACCTGAGCGGCTATTGCTAGGACGCTTCCCAGATATCAGCATTGAGAACGCCCGGAAGCTGGCAACCGCTGCCAAGGGCGATATCGCCACAGGTGCGAACCCTCAGAAGGACAAACGCGCCATACGTGATGAAATGACCTTTGGGGCGCTGTTCGCTGAATACCTCGAAAAATACTCAAAGGTGCATAAACGGTCATGGCGATACGACGAACGCGAGGTGAACAAGTTCCTGTCGCGTTGGTTCAAGCGCAAAATATCCTCCTTTGATCGCGCAGAGATTGAACGGCTTCACGCCAAAATCGGCAAAGAGAACGGCTTGTATCAGGCCAACCGCATACTTGAGCGGATACGGTCTATCTTTAACAAGGCGATTGAATGGGGATGGCAGGGGCAAAACCCCGCTGTCGGCGTTAAGAAGTTCAAAGAGCAAAGCCGTGATCGGTTTTTACAACCTGACGAACTGCCCCGGTTCTTTGCGGCGCTGGCTAATGAGTGTCTGACGTCAGCGCTCGTGGGACAGATTTGAGGATTTGAATAAGGGAGGATTTCGGGTTCATCTTATCGATTAGGAGATCGAGATGACGAAGAGGCCCCAGACATCGAAAGATGCTGCCGACAAGGTAGTTAAGAACATCCGTCGCAAAACCCGGCAGACCTATTCAGCTGAGGAGAAGATCCGCATTGTATTGGCAGGCCTGCGTGGCGAGGAGAGCATCTCGGTGCTGTGCCGCCGTGAAGGGATCGCGGAGAGCCTGTATTATAGCTGGTCTAAGGAGTTCCTTGAAGCTGGCAAGCGCCGGTTATCGGGTGACACAGCGCGGCAAGCCACGTCGCCAGAGGTTAAGGAGTTGCGTTCAGAATCCTTGGCTTTGAAAGAATGCGTTGCCGATCTGACCCTTGAGAACCGTCTGCTCAAAAAAAGCATGACAGGGGCTGGGGAGTTCGAAGAATGAGATACCCCGCGTCCGAAAAACTGGAGATCATCCGCACCGTTGAGGGATCGCATTTGCCGGTCAAACAGACACTCGACATGCTGGGCATCCCGCGCACGACATTCTATCGATGGTACGATCTGTATGTCGACGGCGGCCTGGACGGGCTGGCTGACAGACCCCCACGTCCAGGATCGGTCTGGAACCGCATCCCGGATGCCCGCCGTGATGACCTGATTGAGTTTGCACTGGAACATGAAGCGCTGACCACCCGGGAACTGGCCGTCAAATACACGGATGAGAAGCGGTATTTTATATCTGAATCATCGGCTTACCGCATTCTCAAAGCTGCTGATCTGATTACTGCCCCTGATTATGTAGTGATCAAAGCGGCGGAGGAGTTCAAAGACAAAACCACGGCCATCAACGAGATGTGGCAGACCGACTTCACCTACTTCAAGATTATCGGTTGGGGTTGGTACTATCTCAGCACGATCCTGGACGATTACAGCCGCTACATCATCGCCTGGAAGCTCTGCACAAACATGCGCGCGGAGGACGTAACAGGCACGATCGAGCTGGCGCTGACGGCGTCCGGTTGCGACCAGGCCGTCGTGCGCCACAAACCGCGTCTGCTCAGCGATAATGGCTCGTGCTACATCTCTGGCGATTTGGCTGAATGGCTGGAAGGCCAAAAAATGAAGCATGTCCGTGGGGCACCATTCCACCCGCAGACCCAAGGCAAGATCGAACGCTGGCATCAGACCATGAAGAACCGGGTTCTGCTGGAAAACTACTACTTGCCCGGCGATCTCGAACGCCAGATCGGCACGTTTGTCGACTATTACAACAATCAGCGCTACCATGAGAGCCTGAACAACGTCACACCCGCCGACGTCTACTTCGGGCGCGACAAAGCCATTCTCAGGGAAAGGAAGAAGATCAAGAAACAGACAATCCGCCAACGCCGCTTGCAACATCAAAAACAAGCCGCATAATCAATCACACAAACGAGCCAGAGCCTCCAATGCTCAAGCCGCTCTGATGTCCCATTTTATATGACGACGGACATGCCTTGGATCAGGCCGCGCCTCTTGCGGAGTGGGGCTTGCCAGAAGAGTTCGACACGCTGCGTCGCCTGATGGAAGCGCGCATGCTGAAGATAGGGCGCCGCGAGTATGTCCAGGTGCTGCGCCTTCTGGAGACCTTCGGCATGGAGGAGCTACACGCCGCCGTAAAGCAGGCCCTGAAGATGGGCGCGGCCGGCTTTGATGCTGTGAAGCATCTGGTCCTGTGCCAGGTCGAGAAGCGGCCACCACGGCTTGACCTCGAGGTGTACCCCTACCTGCCACGGGCGCGGGTCGAGACGACCTCAGCGGCCAGCTACATGTCCCTGATGTCGGAGGCTGCGGAATGACCCATGTCCCCGAGATCCTGCTGGAGCATCACCTCAAGAGGCTGAAGCTTCCGACATTCCTGCGTGAGTATCAGAAGGTGGCGCGCCAATGCGCCGCCGAGGGCTTGGACCATGTCCAGTTCCTGACGCGCCTGGTCGAACTGGAGCTGATCGATCGCGAGCGACGGATGGTCGAGCGCCGCATCAAGGCAGCCAAGTTCCCGGCCACCAAAAGCCTCGAGAGCTTCGACTTCAAGGCGATTCCCAAGCTCAACAAGATGCAGGTGCTGGAGTTGGCGCGCTGCGACTGGATCGAACGGCGCGAGAACGTGATCGCCCTTGGCCCAAGCGGCACCGGCAAAACCCAAGTCGCCCTCGGCCTGGGGCTCGCGGCCTGCCAGAAAGGGATGACGGTCAGCTTCACCACCGCCGCGGCCTTGGTCAACGAACTGATGGAGGCGCGCGACGAGCGTCGCCTGCTGCGGGTCCAAAAACAGATGGCCAACGCCAAGCTGCTGATCATCGACGAATTGGGCTTCGTCCCTCTCTCCAAAACTGGGGCCGAGCTGCTCTTTGAATTGATCTCGCAGCGCTACGAGCGCGGAGCCACGCTGATCACGAGCAACTTGCCCTTCGATGAATGGACGGAAACCTTCGGCACCGAGCGCCTGACCGGGGCGCTCCTCGACCGGCTGACCCACCACGTCAACATCCTCGAGATGAACGGCGAAAGCTATCGCCTGGCTCAAAGCCAGGCGCGAAAAGCCACCAAAACCTCCTGAACGAAAATCCATGACTTGGCCCTCACGGGCCAAGGCGGCCAGTCAACCGCCAGCTATGTGGAGGGCGCGGCTGACTGGCCGCCAGCGCTCTGCACACCCGTCACGCCCACCCCAAGTGGTCTACTTTTGCGCCGCCACGTGGTCGGTTTTTACTCCGCCGTTGACACAGAAGTAAAAGACGAACGTATCACGTATCATTATGAGAAACTGTTCGACGTTACATTGGATATTTTACTGGATCACCCACGATTTACGCGTGCGGCTTGGGGGCGGTTGTTCGTGCCCGAATTTTTACAACACTACGATCGCGTTCTGTACCTTGATGTTGATATCATTCCAGGACCACTAAACTGCGATTTGTCCCGCATTGAGTTGCCATTTGGACTAGGCATGGTCCGAGATTCTATAAGTCTCAATAGAAAACCTGTGACGATCCAAGGACGCGATCCAAAATCATGCAACAATAGTGTCGAGCTTCGTGATTACTTCAACTCTGGGGTAATCCTGTTTGACCCATCTAAGTGGGACAGTGATTGGGTGCGAGCAAAGTTAAAGCAATATAACGATGCCGGCATGCTAACTACCCAATATCCGGATCAAGATTTTATCAATATAGCGTTTGACGGAAAAATTTCGGAACTTTCTCCAAACATGAACTTTCAATTTCCGCTGATGGGATTGGGTCTTATCACATCTGGCACGCCGAGTATCTGCCACTTTACGTCCAGCCTGAAGCCATTCCATATCCTTCCCAAGAATGGAGCGCCTGAACTTGTCTGCGTCGCAGCGGAAAAATTTAAAGACATGCTGCAAGAGGCGGGCCTTGGTGGCTACGCTCTTGAACCTTACAGGAACCCAAAGAGCCTATTTGTGTTAAAGATGCTTTGGCGGAAACTCCTTGAGGACAGAGGCATATCTACGAAGAAAAGCAGAAAAATGCGTCACCAGTGGCACGAGCGGCGGCGCATTACACAGCAGTATTTGGAGACAGGAATCAAAGATGGCGTATTCTCAGATAGGTTTGATCTTCAGATAGAGACGTCGGAAATATCGACCCGCTTTAATGGTTTTGAAGTCTTACCTGACGACTGAATGACCTCTGCGACAGATTAGTTCTGGCGCTTAATGTTTGGGCTCAAGAACCATCCAGCGCGTGTTCTCGCCCCTCCCCTCGGAACATGCAAGAAGCCGTTCGTCGTCAGAAAACTCCTTAAGCTCCGCAAACTTGTTCGGCTCATAGGCCTCTCTTTGAAGAAAGCTCACGCGAAATAATTTTTGGGCCCGCACTTCCAGCTCTCGCTCTTTGCGCTGCCCGCCCTCGACAAGCCATGGGTGAAGTTCGCAAATAACTCGGCATTTCTTAACCATAGCCAGTGCCGTGTCGTCTAAGAAATCATACTCCGCACCTTCAATATCAATCAATATGACCGCGTCATCGTTAGTTTCCAGAACCTTTCGCAACGTCTCGACGTTAGCTTCCTTCCCGACAACGATCTTTTCGCCGCACCCATTGCGTTCAATTGCGAGTTTCATTTTTGTACGGGCTTCGTCGCTGATTTCAAAAGCATACGCTTTTTCAAAGATTTCCCCTGACATCATACCGATAGGAAAATAACCATCGGCAGAGCCGATATCGACGAAGGTTTTCGTGCCCTGATCGGCGAATGTCATCAAACGATCTACAACATGTGGTTCATAGATTCCGAGAATTTTACTGATGAGGTCAAATCGTCCCCACCACGAATCCTTACTAAGCTTCACGCCCTTAAAGGGGCCGTGACTGATAACAGCACCATGTTCATCAAGGAGCTTTGTCAAAGGAGCACCAATAACGAAGGTCTGGAAAGTCCCGCGCAGCAGACCTCGTTGCAGAGTGCAGCGAATGTCCGTTTCCTGCCCCGGCCTCCCGCAGCCACCAAAGCCCAACCCACCGCAGCGCCTTCCAAACGTAGCACCAGCGTAGCACCGCGCAAAACGGCCAACGCTAAAAGCCACCCTCGGGTGGCTTTTAGCGTATTGATATGTATGTATAAATTTGGTTGCGGGAGTAGGATTTGAACCTACGACCTTCAGGTTATGAGCCTGACGAGCTACCGGGCTGCTCCATCCCGCGCCAAAAGCGCAACCCCAAGCAGTCGAAAATGTTTGGGGTGCATCGAAGAGAGATTACGGCTTGAGTTTCTTACTAGGTTTGGCAGTGACTTACTCTCCCACGTCTTAAGACGCAGTACCATCAGCGCAACGGCACTTAACGGCTGGGTTCGGAATGGAGCCAGGTGTTTTGCTCGTGCTATGACCACCAAACCAAGAAAGAAACTCAACATCAGCGCCTTACGGCGTGTTCATCATCAATATAGTGCGGTGTGTATGACTTTGGTCGAGCAGATGAAGGTCGAAACCTTGCTTCTACTGGATCAAATCAAGCCTATCGAGCAATTAGTACCGGTCAACTGAACGCATTGCTGCGCTTACATCTCCGGCCTATCGACGAGGTGGTCTACCTCGGCTCTCAGGGATACCTTGTTTTGAGGGGGGCTTCCCGCTTAGATGCCTTCAGCGGTTATCCTGTCCGTTCATAGCTACCCAGCACTGCCATTGGCATGACAACTGGTCCACCAGTGGAACGTTCACCCCGGTCCTCTCGTACTAGGGGCAACTCCTCTCAAGTATCCTACACCCACGGCAGATAGGGACCGAACTGTCTCACGACGTTCTAAACCCAGCTCACGTACCTCTTTAAATGGCGAACAGCCATACCCTTGGGACCTGCTCCAGCCCCAGGATGAGATGAGCCGACATCGAGGTGCCAAACGGTGCCGTCGATATGGACTCTTGGGCACCATCAGCCTGTTATCCCCGGCGTACCTTTTATCCGTTGAGCGATGGCCCTTCCACTCGGGACCACCGGATCACTATGGCCGTCTTTCGACTCTGCTCGACTTGTCAGTCTCGCAGTCAGGCTGGCTTCTGCCATTGCACTCAACGAGCGATTTCCGACCGCTCTGAGCCAACCTTCGCGCGCCTCCGTTACTGTTTAGGAGGCGACCGCCCCAGTCAAACTACCCACCACGCAGGGTCCCGGATCCCGATAAGGGACCGCGGTTAGACTTCAAACAGAACAAGGGTGGTATCTCAAGGGAGGCTCCACCGCGACTGGCGTCACGGTTTCAAAGCCTACCACCTATCCTGCACATATTGTGTCTGAAGCCAGTGCGAAGCTGTAGTAAAGGTGCACGGGGTCTTTCCGTCTAACCGCGGGAAGCCTGCATCTTGACAGGCAATTCAATTTCGCTGAGTCCACATTTGAGACAGCGGGGAAGTCGTTACGCCATTCGTGCAGGTCGGAACTTACCCGACAAGGAATTTCGCTACCTTAGGACCGTTATAGTTACGGCCGCCGTTTACCTGGGCTTCAATTCGGAGCTTGCACTCCTCCTTTTAACCTTCAGGCACCGGGCAGGCGTCAGACCCTATACGTCGTCTTGCGACTTCGCAGAGCCCTGTGTTTTTAGTAAACAGTCGCCACCCCCTGGTTTGTGCCCCCGCCACAGACTTGCGTCCGTAACGGGCCTCCTTCTCGCGAACTTACGGAGGTATTTTGCCGAGTTCCTTAAATGTGGTTCTCTCAAGCGCCTTGGTATTCTCTACCAGTCCACCTGTGTCGGTTTAGGGTACGATCTTATAGAGGGGCTATTTCCAGGAACCTCTCAGCAGCCCATTCAATCCAATAAGGATGAACTACCTCCGAGATCCGTCACCACCTCACGGCCCAGGAATATTAACCTGGTTCCCATCGACTACGCCTTTCGGCCTCGCCTTAGGGGTCGGCTTACCCTGCTCAGATTAGCTTTAAGCAG
This portion of the Octadecabacter sp. SW4 genome encodes:
- a CDS encoding integrase family protein produces the protein MNFTKAALLKAPAAKKGSKDYYYDEREKGLLMAVTPAGTKSFYLYKRIEGRPERLLLGRFPDISIENARKLATAAKGDIATGANPQKDKRAIRDEMTFGALFAEYLEKYSKVHKRSWRYDEREVNKFLSRWFKRKISSFDRAEIERLHAKIGKENGLYQANRILERIRSIFNKAIEWGWQGQNPAVGVKKFKEQSRDRFLQPDELPRFFAALANECLTSALVGQI
- a CDS encoding IS3 family transposase (programmed frameshift) yields the protein MTKRPQTSKDAADKVVKNIRRKTRQTYSAEEKIRIVLAGLRGEESISVLCRREGIAESLYYSWSKEFLEAGKRRLSGDTARQATSPEVKELRSESLALKECVADLTLENRLLKKKHDRGWGVRRMRYPASEKLEIIRTVEGSHLPVKQTLDMLGIPRTTFYRWYDLYVDGGLDGLADRPPRPGSVWNRIPDARRDDLIEFALEHEALTTRELAVKYTDEKRYFISESSAYRILKAADLITAPDYVVIKAAEEFKDKTTAINEMWQTDFTYFKIIGWGWYYLSTILDDYSRYIIAWKLCTNMRAEDVTGTIELALTASGCDQAVVRHKPRLLSDNGSCYISGDLAEWLEGQKMKHVRGAPFHPQTQGKIERWHQTMKNRVLLENYYLPGDLERQIGTFVDYYNNQRYHESLNNVTPADVYFGRDKAILRERKKIKKQTIRQRRLQHQKQAA
- the istB gene encoding IS21-like element helper ATPase IstB, with product MTHVPEILLEHHLKRLKLPTFLREYQKVARQCAAEGLDHVQFLTRLVELELIDRERRMVERRIKAAKFPATKSLESFDFKAIPKLNKMQVLELARCDWIERRENVIALGPSGTGKTQVALGLGLAACQKGMTVSFTTAAALVNELMEARDERRLLRVQKQMANAKLLIIDELGFVPLSKTGAELLFELISQRYERGATLITSNLPFDEWTETFGTERLTGALLDRLTHHVNILEMNGESYRLAQSQARKATKTS
- a CDS encoding glycosyltransferase, which encodes MALTGQGGQSTASYVEGAADWPPALCTPVTPTPSGLLLRRHVVGFYSAVDTEVKDERITYHYEKLFDVTLDILLDHPRFTRAAWGRLFVPEFLQHYDRVLYLDVDIIPGPLNCDLSRIELPFGLGMVRDSISLNRKPVTIQGRDPKSCNNSVELRDYFNSGVILFDPSKWDSDWVRAKLKQYNDAGMLTTQYPDQDFINIAFDGKISELSPNMNFQFPLMGLGLITSGTPSICHFTSSLKPFHILPKNGAPELVCVAAEKFKDMLQEAGLGGYALEPYRNPKSLFVLKMLWRKLLEDRGISTKKSRKMRHQWHERRRITQQYLETGIKDGVFSDRFDLQIETSEISTRFNGFEVLPDD
- a CDS encoding FkbM family methyltransferase, translated to MTKLLDEHGAVISHGPFKGVKLSKDSWWGRFDLISKILGIYEPHVVDRLMTFADQGTKTFVDIGSADGYFPIGMMSGEIFEKAYAFEISDEARTKMKLAIERNGCGEKIVVGKEANVETLRKVLETNDDAVILIDIEGAEYDFLDDTALAMVKKCRVICELHPWLVEGGQRKERELEVRAQKLFRVSFLQREAYEPNKFAELKEFSDDERLLACSEGRGENTRWMVLEPKH